In a genomic window of Halalkalicoccus sp. CG83:
- a CDS encoding ATP synthase subunit A produces MSQATQQEIDAVSEGVIESVSGPVVSATDLDARMNDVVYVGDEGLMGEVIEIEGNLTTIQVYEETSGVGPGEPVSNTGEPLSVDLGPGMLDSIYDGVQRPLDVLESQMGAFLDRGVDAPGIDLERTWEFTPEVDVGDSVEPGDIVGTVPETESIDHKVMVPPDSEGGEVSAIESGEFTVTDTVLELENGEEIAMRQEWPVRQARPTENKHSPDRPLVTGQRVQDGLFPLAKGGTAAIPGPFGSGKTVTQQSLAKFSDADIVVYIGCGERGNEMTEVIDDFPDLPDPQTGNPLMTRTCLIANTSNMPVAARESCVYTGITIAEFYRDMGYDVALMADSTSRWAEAMREISSRLEEMPGEEGYPAYLAARLSQFYERAGLFDNINGTEGSISVVGAVSPPGGDFSEPVTQNTLRIVKTFWALDADLAERRHFPSINWNESYSLYKDQLDPWFIENVAEDWPDVRQWAVDVLDEESELQEIVQLVGKDALPEDQQLTLEIARYLREGFLQQNAFHDVDQFSPPEKSYLIWQAIKTYNDEAFNALEAGVPVEEITAIDAAPRLNRIGTQEDYEAYVEELQDDIESQLREKY; encoded by the coding sequence ATGAGCCAAGCAACACAACAGGAGATCGACGCCGTAAGCGAGGGCGTGATCGAGAGCGTAAGTGGCCCCGTCGTGAGCGCCACGGATCTGGACGCCCGGATGAACGACGTCGTCTACGTCGGCGACGAGGGGCTGATGGGCGAGGTCATCGAGATCGAGGGTAACCTGACGACGATTCAGGTGTACGAGGAGACCTCGGGCGTCGGCCCCGGCGAGCCCGTCTCGAACACGGGAGAGCCACTGAGCGTGGACCTCGGGCCCGGCATGCTGGACAGCATCTACGACGGCGTCCAGCGTCCGCTCGACGTCCTCGAATCGCAGATGGGCGCGTTCCTCGACCGCGGGGTCGACGCGCCCGGCATCGACCTCGAGAGGACCTGGGAGTTCACCCCCGAGGTCGACGTCGGCGATAGCGTCGAACCGGGTGACATCGTCGGTACCGTCCCCGAGACCGAGAGCATCGACCACAAGGTGATGGTCCCGCCCGACTCGGAGGGCGGCGAAGTGAGCGCGATCGAGTCGGGCGAGTTCACCGTCACCGACACCGTCCTCGAGCTCGAGAACGGCGAGGAGATCGCGATGCGCCAGGAGTGGCCCGTCCGTCAGGCCCGACCGACGGAGAACAAGCACTCACCGGACCGACCGCTGGTGACCGGCCAGCGCGTCCAGGACGGCCTGTTCCCGCTCGCGAAGGGCGGGACCGCGGCGATCCCCGGTCCGTTCGGCTCCGGGAAAACGGTGACCCAGCAGTCGCTCGCGAAGTTCTCCGACGCCGACATCGTCGTCTACATCGGCTGTGGCGAGCGGGGCAACGAGATGACGGAGGTGATCGACGACTTCCCCGACCTGCCGGACCCCCAGACGGGCAACCCGCTGATGACGCGGACCTGCCTCATCGCGAACACCTCGAACATGCCCGTCGCCGCCCGCGAGTCCTGCGTCTACACCGGGATCACGATCGCGGAGTTCTACCGCGACATGGGCTACGACGTCGCGCTGATGGCCGACTCGACCTCGCGGTGGGCAGAAGCGATGCGCGAGATCAGTTCGCGCCTCGAGGAGATGCCCGGCGAGGAGGGGTATCCCGCGTATCTGGCGGCGCGCCTCTCGCAGTTCTACGAGCGCGCGGGCCTGTTCGACAACATCAACGGCACCGAGGGCTCGATCTCGGTCGTCGGCGCGGTCTCGCCGCCGGGCGGTGACTTCTCCGAGCCGGTCACCCAGAACACGCTGCGCATCGTGAAGACGTTCTGGGCGCTCGACGCCGACCTCGCCGAACGGCGGCACTTCCCGTCGATCAACTGGAACGAGTCCTACTCGCTCTATAAGGACCAGCTCGACCCCTGGTTCATCGAGAACGTCGCCGAGGACTGGCCCGACGTTCGCCAGTGGGCGGTCGACGTCCTCGACGAGGAGAGCGAGCTCCAGGAGATCGTCCAGCTGGTCGGTAAGGACGCCCTGCCGGAGGACCAGCAGCTCACCCTCGAGATAGCGCGCTACCTCCGCGAGGGCTTCCTCCAGCAGAACGCGTTCCACGACGTCGATCAGTTCTCGCCGCCGGAGAAGAGCTACCTGATCTGGCAGGCGATCAAGACGTACAACGACGAGGCGTTCAACGCGCTCGAGGCGGGCGTGCCGGTCGAGGAGATCACCGCGATCGACGCCGCCCCGCGCCTGAACCGGATCGGCACCCAGGAGGACTACGAGGCGTACGTCGAGGAGCTTCAGGACGACATCGAATCACAGCTCAGGGAGAAATACTGA
- a CDS encoding V-type ATP synthase subunit B, with the protein MKEYQTITEISGPLVFAEIDEPVGYDEIVEIETPNGEIKRGQILESESDVVAIQVFEGTSGIDRNASVRFLGETMKMPVTEDLLGRVLDGSGNPIDGGPEIVPDERHDIVGEAINPYAREYPEEFIQTGVSAIDGMNTLVRGQKLPIFSGSGLPHNELALQIARQATVPEEAAEDEATDEPGDEEEGDLGEGADDEGSEFAVIFGAMGITAEEANEFIDDFERTGALERSVVFMNLADDPAVERTVTPRLALTTAEYLAFEKGYHVLVILTDMTNYCEALREIGAAREEVPGRRGYPGYMYTDLAQLYERAGRIKGRDGSVTQIPILTMPGDDDTHPIPDLTGYITEGQIMMDRDLNSQGIEPPVNVLPSLSRLMDDGIGEGLTRDDHADVSDQLYAAYAEGEDLRDLVNIVGREALSERDNKYLDLADRFEEEFVQQGYETNRDIDETLDIGWDLLGMLPEAELNRIDEDLVEKYYPREESEAEPEEVGVEADD; encoded by the coding sequence ATGAAGGAGTACCAGACCATCACCGAGATCAGCGGACCGCTCGTGTTCGCCGAGATCGACGAGCCCGTCGGCTACGACGAGATCGTCGAGATCGAGACGCCCAACGGCGAGATAAAGCGCGGCCAGATCCTCGAATCCGAGAGCGACGTCGTCGCCATCCAGGTGTTCGAGGGTACCTCCGGGATCGACCGCAACGCCTCCGTCCGGTTCCTCGGCGAGACGATGAAGATGCCCGTCACCGAGGACCTCCTCGGGCGCGTGCTCGACGGCTCGGGCAACCCGATCGACGGCGGCCCCGAGATCGTCCCCGACGAACGCCACGACATCGTCGGCGAGGCGATCAATCCCTACGCCCGCGAGTACCCCGAGGAGTTCATCCAGACGGGCGTCTCGGCGATCGACGGGATGAACACGCTCGTGCGCGGCCAGAAGCTGCCGATCTTCTCCGGCTCGGGGCTGCCGCACAACGAACTCGCCCTGCAGATCGCCCGCCAGGCGACCGTCCCCGAGGAGGCCGCCGAGGACGAGGCCACCGACGAGCCCGGCGATGAGGAAGAGGGCGACCTCGGTGAGGGCGCCGACGACGAGGGCAGCGAGTTCGCGGTGATCTTCGGCGCGATGGGGATCACCGCCGAGGAGGCAAACGAGTTCATCGACGACTTCGAGCGCACCGGCGCGCTCGAACGGTCGGTCGTCTTCATGAACCTCGCGGACGACCCCGCTGTCGAGCGGACGGTCACACCGCGGCTCGCCCTGACGACGGCGGAGTACCTCGCCTTCGAGAAGGGCTATCACGTGCTGGTCATCCTCACGGACATGACCAACTACTGTGAGGCGCTACGGGAGATCGGTGCCGCCCGCGAGGAGGTCCCCGGCCGTCGGGGGTACCCCGGTTACATGTACACCGACCTCGCGCAGCTCTACGAGCGCGCCGGCCGGATCAAAGGAAGGGACGGTTCGGTGACCCAGATCCCCATCCTGACGATGCCCGGCGACGACGACACCCACCCGATCCCCGACCTCACCGGTTACATCACCGAGGGTCAGATCATGATGGATCGGGACCTCAATTCTCAAGGTATCGAGCCGCCGGTGAACGTCCTTCCGAGCCTCTCGCGGCTGATGGACGACGGGATCGGCGAGGGACTCACCCGCGACGACCACGCCGACGTCTCCGATCAGCTCTACGCGGCGTACGCCGAGGGGGAGGACCTACGCGACCTGGTGAACATCGTCGGTCGCGAGGCCCTCTCCGAACGGGACAACAAGTACCTCGACCTCGCGGATCGGTTCGAGGAGGAGTTCGTCCAGCAGGGCTACGAGACGAACCGCGACATCGACGAGACGCTCGACATCGGCTGGGATCTGCTCGGGATGCTGCCCGAGGCGGAGCTCAACCGGATCGACGAGGATCTCGTCGAGAAGTACTACCCGCGCGAGGAGTCCGAGGCCGAACCCGAAGAGGTCGGCGTCGAGGCCGACGACTAG
- a CDS encoding DMT family transporter produces the protein MVAIDSSARNIVMFLATAVFFGGTFVAAKAGLEYMPPLLFVAVRFDVAAVLLLGYVVLTHPREEWLPRTRADLAGIAAAGLLSIGLANAMLFLGQQYVSSAVASIVFSLNPILTPVFAAFLLSDERLTAAEAVGMVVALVGVAIVIDLDPVNLLASAGAVHALLLAGAVGAALGGVLIRRADASMPSTARTAWGLPVGALLCHLLALSQGERVAAIEWTSTGLVALGYVSVFSGVLAYIAYFGLLDEIGAIRTNLAFYLVPVVAALGGWVFLGETITPTTVLGFLVVFAGFAILNRERLEHELAGLRGSFEDDSSAGRACVVGESRWNEQD, from the coding sequence GTGGTGGCGATAGACTCCTCCGCCCGCAACATCGTCATGTTTCTGGCGACGGCGGTCTTCTTCGGGGGGACGTTCGTCGCCGCGAAGGCGGGCCTCGAGTACATGCCGCCGCTGTTGTTCGTCGCGGTACGCTTCGACGTCGCGGCGGTGCTGTTGCTCGGCTACGTCGTCCTCACCCACCCCCGGGAGGAGTGGCTCCCGAGGACGCGCGCCGACCTCGCCGGCATCGCCGCCGCCGGCCTGCTGTCGATCGGACTCGCCAACGCGATGCTCTTCCTCGGCCAGCAGTACGTCTCGAGCGCCGTCGCGTCGATCGTCTTCAGCCTCAATCCGATCCTGACGCCGGTGTTCGCGGCCTTCCTGCTCTCGGACGAACGGCTGACCGCGGCGGAGGCCGTCGGCATGGTCGTCGCGCTCGTCGGCGTGGCGATCGTGATCGACCTGGATCCGGTGAACCTGCTCGCGAGCGCCGGCGCCGTTCACGCGCTCCTGCTCGCCGGCGCGGTCGGGGCCGCGTTAGGCGGAGTGCTCATCCGGCGAGCCGACGCCTCGATGCCGAGCACCGCCCGCACGGCCTGGGGCCTTCCGGTGGGAGCACTGCTCTGTCACCTGCTTGCCCTCTCGCAGGGCGAACGCGTCGCCGCGATCGAGTGGACGTCGACCGGGCTGGTCGCGCTGGGCTACGTCAGCGTCTTCTCGGGAGTGCTCGCGTACATCGCGTACTTCGGCCTGCTGGACGAGATCGGCGCGATCCGGACGAACCTCGCGTTCTACCTCGTTCCGGTCGTCGCGGCGCTCGGGGGCTGGGTCTTCCTCGGCGAGACGATCACCCCCACGACCGTCCTCGGCTTCCTCGTGGTGTTCGCCGGCTTCGCGATCCTCAACCGCGAGCGACTCGAGCACGAACTGGCGGGCCTGCGCGGATCGTTCGAGGACGACTCGAGCGCGGGCCGGGCGTGTGTCGTAGGCGAGAGCCGCTGGAACGAGCAGGACTGA
- a CDS encoding helix-turn-helix transcriptional regulator → MESALAEIEFLVLSSNRVAILEALAEEPRDRSALAEATDASQPTIGRILRDLEERRWITRTERGYEATATGRLVAEGLTDLLAIVETEQRLRPVMEWLPVDVMAFDLRRLRDATITVPSRTRPSAPVRRVNGMIREAEDVRVCSHAFNEQSLEAVRERALDGPGTFEGVFSRTAIDALAEDDSLRTRLRELASSDGAAIRIHAEEIPIAITIADDRVHLMLRDDDGVLQAAIDTDDPEVLSWARSVHEAHWSAAAPLDAEGL, encoded by the coding sequence ATGGAGTCGGCGCTCGCGGAGATCGAGTTTCTCGTCCTCTCGTCGAACCGGGTCGCGATCCTCGAGGCGCTCGCCGAGGAGCCTCGGGATCGCTCGGCGCTCGCCGAGGCGACGGATGCGTCCCAGCCGACGATCGGCCGGATCCTCCGCGACCTCGAGGAGCGCCGCTGGATCACCCGAACCGAGAGGGGGTACGAGGCGACGGCGACCGGCCGACTCGTCGCGGAGGGTCTCACCGACCTGCTCGCGATCGTCGAGACCGAACAGCGACTGCGTCCGGTGATGGAGTGGCTGCCCGTGGACGTGATGGCGTTCGACCTCAGGCGGCTGCGAGACGCGACGATCACCGTCCCGAGTCGGACGCGCCCGAGCGCACCGGTTCGGCGGGTGAACGGGATGATCCGCGAGGCCGAGGACGTCCGGGTCTGTTCGCACGCCTTTAACGAACAGAGCCTCGAGGCCGTTCGCGAGCGGGCCCTCGACGGGCCGGGGACGTTCGAGGGGGTGTTCTCCCGGACGGCGATCGACGCGCTCGCCGAGGACGACTCCCTGCGAACGCGGCTTCGCGAGCTCGCCTCGTCGGACGGCGCGGCGATCCGCATCCACGCGGAGGAGATCCCGATCGCGATCACGATCGCCGACGACCGGGTCCACCTCATGCTGCGAGACGACGACGGGGTGTTGCAGGCGGCGATCGACACCGACGACCCCGAGGTACTGTCGTGGGCACGATCCGTCCACGAGGCCCACTGGTCGGCGGCGGCTCCCCTCGACGCCGAGGGGCTCTAG
- a CDS encoding V-type ATP synthase subunit D has protein sequence MAKDVKPTRKNLMAIEDRIDLSERGHDTLEKKRDGLIMEFMDILDQAQDVRSDLDDDYERAQRTLNMARSMEGDVAVRGAAAALKEHPEITLQSKNIMGVVVPQIESTRVKKGLDQRGYGVLGSSARIDEAADAYEELLETIILVAEVETAMKKMLDEIETTKRRVNALEFTLLPTLYDNQEYIEQKLEEQEREEIFRMKKIKDKKEREEEEEDELEETTEESVDAGIAEADD, from the coding sequence ATGGCCAAGGACGTCAAACCCACCCGGAAGAACCTGATGGCGATCGAGGATCGCATCGACCTCTCCGAGCGTGGCCACGACACTCTCGAGAAGAAGCGCGACGGGCTGATCATGGAGTTCATGGACATCCTCGATCAGGCCCAGGACGTCCGATCCGACCTCGACGACGACTACGAGCGCGCCCAGCGCACGCTCAACATGGCCCGATCGATGGAGGGCGACGTCGCGGTGCGGGGCGCCGCGGCCGCGCTGAAGGAGCACCCCGAGATCACGCTCCAGTCGAAGAACATCATGGGCGTCGTCGTCCCGCAGATCGAGTCCACCCGCGTGAAGAAGGGCCTCGACCAGCGTGGCTACGGCGTGCTCGGCTCCTCGGCGCGTATCGACGAGGCCGCCGACGCCTACGAGGAGCTGCTCGAGACGATCATCCTCGTCGCGGAGGTCGAGACCGCGATGAAGAAGATGCTCGACGAGATCGAGACCACCAAACGCCGCGTGAACGCGCTCGAGTTCACGCTGCTGCCGACGCTCTACGACAACCAGGAGTACATCGAGCAGAAGCTCGAGGAGCAGGAGCGCGAGGAGATCTTCCGGATGAAGAAGATCAAGGACAAGAAGGAACGCGAGGAAGAGGAGGAGGACGAACTGGAGGAGACGACGGAGGAGTCCGTCGACGCCGGTATCGCGGAAGCCGACGACTGA
- a CDS encoding NADH:flavin oxidoreductase — translation MSQTSTADPLFEEFRLSELELDNRIGLSPMTRISATETGRATDEMAEYYARFARGGFSVLITEGIYTDEAHSQGYDGQPGLATDEQAASWEAVTDAVHEEGAPVIAQLMHAGPLVQGNRFVDEPIAPSAVEPKGEPLAAYGGSEEFATPRAMTDEDVEDVIEGFVDAARRAEDAGFEGVEIHGANGYLLDSFLTEYTNDRDDEYGGSPENRVRFPREVVEAVREATPEEFVVGIRLSQSKVNDPDYRWSGEEEAETIFGTLSAAGVDYLHVTEAAITTPAFDSESGPTLSELAARHGDVPVIANGGLTDPELAREVLETGGADLLTLATGALANPDWPNRVREGRELDAFDPEETLQPDASINEFELSE, via the coding sequence ATGTCACAGACCTCGACTGCCGACCCGCTGTTCGAGGAGTTCCGGCTCTCGGAACTCGAGCTCGACAACCGGATCGGCCTCTCGCCGATGACGCGGATCAGCGCGACCGAGACGGGACGGGCGACCGACGAGATGGCGGAGTACTACGCCCGGTTCGCCCGCGGCGGGTTCTCCGTTCTCATCACCGAGGGGATCTACACCGACGAGGCACACAGCCAGGGCTACGACGGCCAGCCCGGCCTCGCGACCGACGAGCAGGCCGCCTCGTGGGAGGCCGTGACCGACGCCGTCCACGAGGAGGGCGCCCCGGTGATCGCCCAGCTCATGCACGCCGGTCCGCTCGTCCAGGGCAACCGCTTCGTCGACGAGCCGATCGCCCCCTCCGCGGTCGAGCCGAAGGGCGAACCCCTGGCGGCCTACGGCGGCAGTGAGGAGTTCGCGACGCCGCGAGCGATGACCGACGAGGACGTCGAGGACGTCATCGAGGGATTCGTCGACGCCGCCCGCCGGGCGGAGGACGCGGGCTTCGAGGGCGTGGAGATCCACGGCGCGAACGGGTATCTACTCGATTCCTTCCTCACCGAGTACACCAACGACCGCGACGACGAGTACGGCGGCTCGCCCGAGAACCGCGTTCGATTCCCCAGGGAGGTCGTCGAGGCGGTTCGCGAGGCGACGCCCGAGGAGTTCGTCGTCGGGATTCGGCTCTCCCAGAGCAAGGTCAACGATCCCGACTACCGCTGGTCCGGCGAGGAGGAGGCCGAGACGATCTTCGGCACGCTCTCCGCGGCGGGCGTCGACTACCTGCACGTCACCGAGGCCGCCATCACGACGCCGGCGTTCGACTCGGAGTCGGGGCCGACGCTCTCGGAGCTGGCCGCACGCCACGGCGACGTCCCCGTGATCGCCAACGGCGGGCTCACCGATCCGGAGCTCGCGCGCGAGGTCCTCGAGACCGGCGGCGCGGACCTCCTCACGCTCGCGACGGGCGCGCTCGCGAACCCCGACTGGCCGAATCGCGTCAGGGAGGGCCGGGAGCTCGACGCGTTCGACCCGGAGGAGACGCTCCAGCCCGACGCCTCCATCAACGAGTTCGAGCTCTCCGAGTAG
- a CDS encoding DUF6276 family protein: MQCPECDGDVLVVAVPDELRGYLPSDPDTVAVCERCLTTTPVDGPATDDAAAVAALSTELPSAPETALSVAVFVTLCGSLALHRAEIEKLVSRIEHAGVDPLSALDRLGADPAFDLALDVERRRTQLTQLLD, from the coding sequence ATGCAGTGTCCCGAGTGCGACGGCGACGTCCTCGTCGTCGCCGTTCCCGACGAACTGCGCGGCTACCTCCCGAGCGATCCCGATACCGTGGCGGTCTGTGAGCGCTGTCTGACGACGACGCCGGTCGACGGTCCCGCCACGGACGACGCGGCGGCCGTCGCCGCCCTCTCAACCGAACTCCCCTCGGCTCCCGAGACCGCCCTCTCCGTGGCGGTGTTCGTGACGCTCTGTGGGTCGCTCGCGCTCCACCGTGCGGAGATCGAGAAGCTGGTCTCGCGGATCGAGCACGCGGGCGTCGACCCGCTCTCGGCGCTCGATCGGCTCGGGGCCGATCCCGCCTTCGACCTCGCGCTCGACGTCGAGCGTCGACGGACACAGCTGACTCAACTGCTCGATTGA
- a CDS encoding DUF302 domain-containing protein, which translates to MSDTNDDRRRRVLQGIGALLGGSSLAGVGAGSAAAGADDGGPEDETEESDGEGFCFRDDGLVTVESGEDVPGTVGCIERAIEEAGLLHVATIDHAENAASIGEELRPTTLLIFGNPEVGTPLMQEDQSIGIDLPQKLLVWEGPDGDVNVTYNDPEYLAARHGIDQDERIGMIGEALAGLAGSGRSDE; encoded by the coding sequence ATGTCGGATACGAACGACGATCGACGGCGACGCGTGCTGCAGGGAATCGGTGCACTGCTCGGCGGCTCGTCCCTCGCGGGTGTTGGCGCGGGTAGCGCCGCTGCCGGCGCGGACGACGGCGGCCCCGAAGACGAAACCGAGGAATCGGACGGTGAGGGGTTCTGCTTTCGCGACGACGGGCTCGTCACCGTCGAGAGCGGCGAGGACGTCCCCGGAACGGTCGGCTGCATCGAGCGCGCCATCGAGGAGGCGGGTCTGTTGCACGTCGCGACGATCGATCACGCCGAGAACGCGGCGTCGATCGGCGAGGAGCTCCGGCCGACGACGCTGCTGATCTTCGGCAACCCCGAGGTCGGAACGCCGCTGATGCAGGAGGACCAGTCGATCGGCATCGACCTCCCCCAGAAGCTGCTGGTCTGGGAGGGCCCCGATGGGGACGTGAACGTCACCTACAACGACCCGGAGTACCTCGCCGCCCGCCACGGGATCGATCAGGACGAGCGGATCGGCATGATCGGCGAGGCGCTCGCCGGTCTGGCCGGGAGCGGGCGATCCGACGAGTAG
- the prf1 gene encoding peptide chain release factor aRF-1 encodes MSTQEGDESDRKKYEFRKVIEELDEFEGSGTQLVTIYVPPDRQVSDVAAHVTQEHSEASNIKSKQTRTNVQDALTSIKDRLKYYDNYPPENGMVLFSGAVDSGGGQTEMITRVLENPPQPVESFRYHCDSDFLTEPLEQMLADKGLYGLVVLDRREANVGWLRGKRVEPVKSASSLVPGKQRKGGQSAQRFARLRLEAIDNFYQEIAEMANDLFVAQRHELDGILVGGPSPTKDEFLDGDYLHHELQDKVLGKFDVSYTDESGLYDLVDAAQDALADAEVMKDKSQMEEFFKQLHQGDLATYGFDATRRNLIMGSVERLLISEDLRKDVVTYDCDGTEEFELIDRRSDTPDHTCESGSSAEVVEREDAIEHLISIAEQRGTETKFISTDFEKGEQLYDAFGGIAGILRYSTGV; translated from the coding sequence ATGAGCACTCAGGAGGGCGATGAGTCCGACCGGAAGAAGTACGAGTTCCGGAAGGTCATCGAGGAGCTGGACGAGTTCGAGGGTTCCGGCACGCAGCTCGTCACCATCTACGTTCCTCCGGACAGGCAGGTCTCCGACGTCGCGGCCCACGTCACCCAGGAGCACAGCGAGGCGTCGAACATCAAGTCGAAGCAGACCCGAACGAACGTCCAGGACGCGCTCACCAGCATCAAGGACCGCCTGAAGTACTACGACAACTACCCGCCCGAGAACGGGATGGTGCTGTTCTCGGGCGCGGTCGACTCGGGGGGCGGCCAGACCGAGATGATCACGCGGGTGCTGGAGAACCCGCCCCAGCCCGTCGAGTCGTTCCGCTACCACTGCGATTCTGACTTCCTCACCGAGCCGCTCGAGCAGATGCTCGCGGATAAGGGCCTCTACGGCCTGGTCGTCCTCGATCGTCGGGAGGCCAACGTCGGCTGGCTCCGCGGGAAGCGCGTCGAACCCGTCAAGTCGGCGTCGTCGCTGGTCCCCGGCAAGCAGCGAAAGGGTGGCCAGTCCGCCCAGCGGTTCGCCCGCCTCCGACTCGAGGCGATCGACAACTTCTACCAGGAGATCGCGGAGATGGCCAACGACCTCTTCGTCGCCCAGCGCCACGAGCTCGACGGCATCCTGGTGGGCGGGCCCTCCCCGACGAAGGACGAGTTCCTCGACGGCGACTACCTCCACCACGAGCTCCAGGACAAGGTGCTGGGGAAGTTCGACGTCTCCTACACCGACGAGTCGGGCCTCTACGACCTGGTCGACGCCGCTCAGGACGCGCTGGCCGACGCCGAGGTGATGAAGGACAAGTCCCAGATGGAGGAGTTCTTCAAGCAGCTCCATCAGGGCGACCTCGCCACCTACGGCTTCGACGCCACCCGACGCAACCTCATCATGGGCTCGGTCGAGCGACTGCTCATCAGCGAGGACCTCCGCAAGGACGTCGTCACCTACGACTGCGACGGCACCGAGGAGTTCGAGCTCATCGACCGCCGGAGCGACACACCCGATCACACCTGTGAGAGCGGCTCGAGCGCCGAGGTCGTCGAACGCGAGGACGCGATCGAGCACCTGATCTCGATCGCCGAACAGCGCGGCACCGAGACGAAGTTCATCTCGACCGACTTCGAGAAGGGCGAACAGCTCTACGACGCCTTCGGCGGGATCGCGGGCATCCTGCGCTACTCGACCGGCGTCTAA
- the argS gene encoding arginine--tRNA ligase: MFLSLREEAERAVADGLSALGLPTDDLGIEKPPEDVDAVLASSVAFRLASEVGRAPGEIAVDVAEAIDPGEYEYVERVEPQGPYVNVLASEAYYADTLDAARDEAYGHLESTGERVVVEHTSANPTGPVHVGRARNPIIGDAIARLLEFAGHDVETHYYVNDAGRQMAVFAWAYETFDEADLPDPEREKRDYELVRYYRKGNAFLEEASEGEVEAAEAEIASIMQGLENGDEEAYERVERVVDAVLAGMRESLSRLPAEFDEFVKETRFIRDGSTDELVERLKALDEAVYEEDAWQLDLSEHGIEKNLVFLRSDGTSLYPTRDLAHHEWKLESFDQAVTVLGEDHNLQAQQVRTTLELLGHDADPLDQVLYSYVNLPEGKMSTRAGTGVDLDDLLDEAVTRAREEVESRLDTRIRNDQLDEADVERIARQVGIGAVRYDIVSKQPSKAITFEWDRALDFEAQSAPYVQYVHARTCGILAEADLEPDDVDPAVLETVEERDLLEVIARFPAVIEEAAEDRQPHQVATYTREFAETFNTFYRECQVLSEDRDLSEARLALVAASRHTVANALSVLGVEAPDSM, translated from the coding sequence ATGTTCCTATCGCTCCGCGAGGAGGCCGAACGCGCCGTCGCCGACGGGCTCTCGGCGCTGGGGCTTCCCACGGACGATCTCGGCATCGAGAAGCCTCCCGAGGACGTCGACGCCGTGTTGGCCTCGAGCGTCGCCTTCCGGCTCGCGAGCGAGGTCGGACGAGCTCCCGGCGAGATCGCCGTCGACGTCGCGGAGGCGATCGACCCCGGCGAGTACGAGTACGTAGAACGCGTCGAGCCGCAGGGTCCGTACGTGAACGTGCTCGCGAGCGAGGCGTACTACGCCGACACGCTCGATGCTGCACGCGACGAGGCGTACGGTCACCTCGAGTCGACCGGCGAGCGCGTCGTCGTCGAGCACACCAGCGCCAACCCGACGGGACCGGTCCACGTCGGTCGGGCGAGAAACCCGATCATCGGCGACGCGATCGCCCGGCTGCTCGAGTTCGCGGGCCACGACGTCGAGACCCACTACTACGTCAACGACGCGGGCAGGCAGATGGCGGTGTTCGCGTGGGCCTACGAGACGTTCGACGAGGCCGACCTCCCCGATCCCGAACGCGAGAAACGCGACTACGAGCTCGTTCGCTACTATCGGAAGGGCAACGCGTTTCTCGAGGAGGCCTCCGAGGGGGAAGTCGAGGCCGCCGAGGCCGAGATCGCCTCGATCATGCAGGGCCTCGAGAACGGCGACGAGGAGGCCTACGAGCGCGTCGAGCGGGTCGTCGACGCCGTGCTCGCGGGGATGCGCGAGTCGCTCTCGCGGCTGCCCGCGGAGTTCGACGAGTTCGTCAAGGAGACCCGGTTCATCCGCGACGGCTCGACCGACGAGCTCGTCGAGCGGCTGAAGGCGCTCGACGAGGCCGTCTACGAGGAGGACGCCTGGCAGCTCGACCTCTCCGAGCACGGCATCGAGAAGAACCTCGTCTTCCTCCGGTCGGACGGCACCTCGCTGTATCCGACCCGGGATCTGGCCCACCACGAGTGGAAACTCGAGAGCTTCGACCAAGCGGTGACGGTGCTCGGCGAGGACCACAACCTCCAGGCCCAGCAGGTCCGGACGACGCTGGAACTGCTCGGACACGACGCCGACCCGCTGGACCAGGTGCTCTACTCCTACGTCAACCTCCCCGAGGGGAAGATGAGCACGCGCGCGGGGACCGGCGTCGATCTCGACGATCTACTCGACGAGGCGGTCACGCGCGCCCGCGAGGAGGTCGAATCCCGTCTGGACACCCGCATCCGGAACGACCAGCTCGACGAGGCGGACGTCGAGCGCATCGCTCGGCAGGTGGGCATCGGCGCCGTCCGGTACGACATCGTCTCGAAACAGCCCTCGAAGGCGATCACCTTCGAGTGGGACCGCGCGCTCGACTTCGAGGCCCAGTCCGCGCCGTACGTCCAGTACGTTCACGCGCGAACCTGCGGCATTCTCGCCGAGGCCGACCTCGAACCCGACGACGTCGATCCAGCCGTCCTCGAGACCGTGGAGGAACGCGACCTACTCGAGGTGATCGCACGCTTTCCCGCGGTCATCGAGGAGGCCGCCGAGGACCGCCAGCCACACCAGGTGGCGACCTACACGCGGGAGTTCGCCGAGACGTTCAACACCTTCTACCGGGAGTGTCAGGTGCTCTCGGAGGACCGCGATCTGAGCGAGGCGCGTCTCGCGCTCGTCGCGGCGTCGAGACACACGGTCGCGAACGCGCTATCGGTCCTCGGAGTCGAGGCGCCCGACTCGATGTGA